The Sparus aurata chromosome 10, fSpaAur1.1, whole genome shotgun sequence genome includes the window TACATCACAAGTCACTTTatgataaaaaaatgtatatataaaatgGTAAGAAAATCAAGCATATTACTATATTTTCAAATCGTTACAGATTTAATCATatatagattaaaaaataaaaaatactgagcTACCATAAAATCATCAACTAAAAGTTAGAAAGGGAGATAACTTTACACAGATGATCTCCTCTGTACTTCAGTCAGGTGTCAGAGGCCTGTAACACACAGGAAAGACACAAACTAAGAGATTTTATCTCAAAGGGAAAATGAAAAGAGCTTCAGAGTTTAAATCATCAGGTCAGTCTACCTTCTGGCATTCCGTAAAACTGGAATGCGAAAAacaattgtattgttattgtaatAAACAGCTGTTAATTTTCACTTTGGTTTAAACCTCCAACGTACATTTCACCAACTCCATTATAGTCattgcaaagctttttttctAGTGGAGAGCTTTTTCATCATCTGCGTGGTAAGTATGAACATTGTGGTCGTAACTCAGTGCAGATACATAAACTGTAATATCAGAGGAAACAGCCTCAGTCTTACCGATAGTAGACTGAAGAATAGACTCTCTTGTCTGGTACATGTGGCTTGGCTCCATCTCTGGATACGTCTGGCTCTGTTTGGTGAAAAGTCGGAATAATTCCCCACATAGTATTAAATGATGTTTGCTCAGGTTAAGAGGTACAAAAGATGAAATGTGGGAGAGAAAACTAAACGCTGCTGAAGTGTCAAACCATAACATCTGTAGATAACTTCGGACTCTTTGGTCAAATCGACAGTAGAGTATTACGGACAGAGGTTTTTTCCATTATGCAAAAAGTCAAtgtgaataaatcaaataaaatcaaatcaaatcaactttatttatatagcacctttcatacatgtaaaaatgcaacccaaagtgctttacattaaaagaaaagaaaatgaaacaaaccccCTTAACATCCCCACTCCGCACCCTCATTCATgtaacaagaacacacacacacacacatacacaagcacacacactcttgaGCGTAATACACTGATACATacaccccacccccaccccccgcaAGATACAATGGAATTCGGCCGAGCACTGATAGATCAAGTGCGGAAACACCATCGTATGGGAGCCATCCCCACCGAGAGCCGTCCAAGCCCACGTCCACAGGGGACGCCGCCAGAGACCGGCCCGACCCAGACAGATAGGGGCTAGTACCACCTCCATAAAGCTCTGGGGCAGGACTCCCCAACTGACGGGGCCCAGACAACCCCCAGGACGGTACCCCCGTAGGCAGGCTAGACAGAGCTCCCGGTGTTGATGGCCCCCATGAGTAGAACACTGGAGCTGGAAActaagaaacaataaataaaataagtatttaaagaaataaaaaacctcctaagacaacataaatgaatgttaatatAAATTACTAAGAGCAGAATATAACTTTTAAGCACTAAATCCGtaaaagcagcattaaaaatataaaaatataaaaataaaaaaataaaaaaataaatgaatgaatgaatgaatgaatgaatgaataataaaacctttaagagaaaataaaaggacaAAGGAAAAATGACAGGACAGTATAAATGAGTGGAACTAGATGAGTTGACTCAGTTAAAGTAAATTCTTCCGGTCCATCAACTTCAGTTAAGGGGGCGACTGACAGCTATGCACAGTCCTCATACTGATGATACACTGTGTTTATGAGCTAAAAGATAAAATTATGTCTTCGTTACTGAAGCTGATTGTGAAGTACAGATTCACCAGTTTATCCACACAACGCATTTTGTTGATGCAATCATATGAGCTGACTGATCTTGAAATGTCGATTTTATTCTCTATAGTTAGATATAAACATAACACATTGGTAAAAGTCGGAGGATAACCAAAGTCAGTATTCATCCTACTGACTTTGGTGAGCTCTGGCCTTTGTCGAGGTTCTTTGAGAAAACAAATCAGtacaatgtaaatgtaatatctAGAAGTCAAGGTGACATTACCTGTGTCTTTCCAACTGAGAAGAAATCCCATCACCAACAACAACGGAGCCACGAGTACAACAgtccacagcagagagaggaaattaACGGGCTGACTGACGGGAGGATGAGTGTCTGCGTAGGAAATGAgacattaaacatgtttttatcatcTCGAACCTGGAAAACatcacacatgctcacacatgaaaagaaattaaCAACCTAGTCGCCAGAATACATTTTGCCaaagtgaaatgtaaaatacataCAGTAGCGTAACATACGGCTACGTTGAaacttttaattttcaaaaccttaactttaaaaatattaacagcatggctgcagtgtggctgcaacaaaacaaatcaccTTCAGTCCTTTGGAGAACAGTCAGCCGGCTCTCTGGTGATTCTCCAGCTCCAGGGATTTTGCACAtgtagagtccttcatcagacGTAGAAACATTTTGGATCATCATTGCTGCATTTTTATACCAGGCACGAAAATGGGAACCGTCTTTGTAGAAATCTGCACTGCGTTCTGACTCAGATTTGTCCTTCAAACAGTGAAGAACCACATCATGTCCCTGCACCACAGGACTGGCTGGTACGTCCAGGATCACAGAACCATCTGAACAAGGTGATGAGAAGATATTTTGTGTTAAACGTTATTTCTATATATGAAACATCATCCAGGTACTATTCCAATTAAAAGCCTTAATAAGAGAGTTTAAGAACATCGCCGGATTAGGAATAAAACGTTCCATTCCTGTGTAATGTCTCAGTTTTAGGTAGTCAACAGGAATTCAGTCAATCAGTGGTGCTATTTAAATTGCATGTAAAATGAATTCATATCTTTTCTATTTGTCCATCATGGCGGAAAAATGTTGGAGACCTTTCTCGAATACCAGTAGCCTGTTAATGACTATATTTACTCAGTATTGTAACTCAGAAGTGGCTATTTTAGGTAGTCAACAGGAAATTCATAGGATTAAGATTGAAAATGATATTTGAGTTACTAATGTGTATCATTCTCCATATACCAGCCTTTAAGGGAAAAACAGCCTGGGAATTGTTCATCCCTGACTCAtgtgtgctgagaccctatttgtactgttggtgctgttctgagcattatttgtggcattttggtggcggtttatatttggatccattttctgcaatgtattgttgttgtgcggttgataaaactccgtaaattagcggtctgctaacttgatctctcgagagggagtctaacacagatTCACAGTGTGtgagaccatggattaaattaacaccggaatatccctttaatggacCTCATGTCAGTAATTTCATGGTCATATCCTCCACATGGCAGCCTAAGAAAATTTGCTGGGAAGAACTAAATGTAGTTAAATTAAGTATGTCTTCCATACATCAAAATGTTCGATTGTTTAGCTGAAACTCTTTTCCAAAATGCTAAATTACGCTAACTGTGTCTCTGCCTCAAATAAATCAGACTCCCTCAATTTGGTATAAGCTAAACAtaccagtgacagtgatgttgacaGCACGACTCGTTCTTCCCTCTGCATCTTCACACCAGTACTCTCCACTATGTTGTTTAAAGGAAGGATTAATGCTGCAGGACGGGGCTGATGAGTTCCAGGTGTCAGAAACTGCTGGAGTTATTGGAGTTTGGAGATTTCTCATCACTCTCCATTCAGTCAAACCAGTGAACTCTTCACAATTTACAGTGAAAGTCTCATATTCAAAATGTTGCAGTCTGTTTGGAGAAACACTGGGAAAAGCTGCAtctgagacaaaaacacagaaacacaacaatcaCGTGAAGATATGTTCAAAAGACGAATCACAATGTGTTAAAAgtatcacaacacattatagtATAAAACAAACGCACATACCAGGAGCTAAGACACTTATCAGGAATATCACACCAACTGTTCGCAATTTTTAGACTGGCAGCTAATTAATAAAGTCCAACTTACCAGCTCTCAGAGCAAAGCAGCTGTGGTACAGCTGTACAACGAGCAGGACCGACACATCCGTCACTGAGCAACACATGAAGAGAGCGTTATGTGTTAACATTCTCCGGTGAAAAACTAAAACACGTGGTTGAATTACAAATCAAGAGAGTCAACTTTATGTTTTTGCtgttatttctgtgtgtgtgtgtgtgtgtgtcgcaaGTAGACTAGTGGCCAATTAGTGGAAGCTAATGAGGAGCCAAATAAAACTAATAACAAATGAAGTGTGTGCAGATGTTAACAACTATTGACTGACAGAAGTACTCACAAAGCCTGATGCAGAGAGCTGGAACGTCCATGATGttctgctgctgactgtcacAGCGTCAGACTGACACACAACTAAGACTAAATGCAGGTCGgaccctcctcttcctgtctgcatTATTTCTGGTGTTGAGCCGCATGTTTAGAAATATCTACAAGAGGCACAGCTGATATCGCAGACGAAATTATCTCACTGGTTCAGTcctgcaaaaaacaacaagtgtaGCTGAAGATAAAAGCGTGGTGGTCAGTCTTGAAATACGCACGAGTCTACAGCGGTAAGATCATGAAACGTGAAGCTGCACCAACAAACACTTTCCTGATACACTCTAAATGACTGAGCAAACTAATACATACATGCGAAACCTACATGTGTATGACGAAGACTTCATTTCTCATTTATACTTTAAGATAATTTCAATATTAGGCAATTGAGCTCAGCCGAGCTAATTTGAACCTGGGCAGACAGCTGAGTCTTGGATCTGGGTAATATCACCTACCCAGGCTTGATGGCTGTTTCATTAGCTGCACACAGAGGCAGGAAAAGTAAAGCATGTTAATGTTTGGGCCCCCCAAAGAATTAAGCTGTACCGTGCACAGCTGCGACTCATGATCAGTGAGTGCATCGTGTTAATGATCGCTGGCTTTATCAAAAGGGTTATTTGAAATCAATTTGAAAGCCATCTTATATTAAGGTTTTAATTGTTGTGATTTTTAGTTACTTAGAATCTTCTAATATAAACATGGAAAATCATTAACAAGACATCTGGAGCTAACCCTTGGTGTCAAGAGTATGTATCTCATAAAATAACACTACTGAACACTGTTTGGTGAAGACCCCTTAATCGGACTCTACAATCGGACTCTACAATCGGACTCTACAATCGGACTCTACAATCGGACTCTACAATCAGACTCCACAATCAGACTCCACAGTCAGACTCTACAATCAGACTCCACAATCAGACTCTACAATCAGACTCCACAATCAGACTCTACAATCAGACTCCACAGTCAGACTCTACAATCAGACTCCACAATCAGACTCCACAATCAGACTCTACAATCAGACTCCACAGTCAGACTCTACAATCAGACTCCACAATCAGACTCTACAATCAGACTCCACAATCAGACTCTACAATCAGACTCCACAGTCAGACTCTACAATCGGACTCCACAATCGGACTCCACAATCGGACTCCACAATCAGACTCTACAATCAGACTCCACAGTCAGACTCTACAATCAGACTCCACAATCAGACTCCACAATCAGACTCCACAATCAGACTCTACAATCAGACTCCACAGTCAGACTCCACAATCAGACTCTACAGTCAGACTCCACAGTCAGACTCTACAATCAGACTCCACAATCAGACTCCACAATCAGACTCTACAATCAGACTCCACAATCAGACTCTACAATCAGACTCCACAATCAGACTCCACAGTCAGACTCTACAATCAGACTCCACAGTCAGACTCTACAATCAGACTCCCATTGTTGGGAGTAACGGCGTTTAagtataattataataattatatatat containing:
- the LOC115589828 gene encoding high affinity immunoglobulin epsilon receptor subunit alpha-like; the encoded protein is MDVPALCIRLLTDVSVLLVVQLYHSCFALRADAAFPSVSPNRLQHFEYETFTVNCEEFTGLTEWRVMRNLQTPITPAVSDTWNSSAPSCSINPSFKQHSGEYWCEDAEGRTSRAVNITVTDGSVILDVPASPVVQGHDVVLHCLKDKSESERSADFYKDGSHFRAWYKNAAMMIQNVSTSDEGLYMCKIPGAGESPESRLTVLQRTEDTHPPVSQPVNFLSLLWTVVLVAPLLLVMGFLLSWKDTEPDVSRDGAKPHVPDKRVYSSVYYRPLTPD